In Streptomyces sp. NBC_01439, the following are encoded in one genomic region:
- a CDS encoding NtaA/DmoA family FMN-dependent monooxygenase (This protein belongs to a clade of FMN-dependent monooxygenases, within a broader family of flavin-dependent oxidoreductases, the luciferase-like monooxygenase (LMM) family, some of whose members use coenzyme F420 rather than FMN.), giving the protein MSSKPLKQIHLAAHFPGVNNTTVWSDPAAGSHIDFDSFIHFARTAERAKFDFLFLAEGLRLREQGGVLYDLDVVGRPDTFTVLAALAAVTDRLGLTGTINSTFNEPYEVARQFATLDHLSQGRAAWNVVTSWDAFTGENFRRGGFLPREDRYSRAQEFLATANELFDSWNGSEIAADAGTGTFLRDAGAGAFAHRGRHFDIEGHFNVPRSPQGRPVIFQAGDSEEGREFAAAGADAVFGRYGTLDAGREFYADVKGRLARHGRAHDQLKILPAATFVLGDTDAQARELAHEVRRLQVSGQTAIKFLEHVWNRDLSAYDPDGPLPEVDPEVGENTIALGRASVRQFRDPLATARQWRELARAKNLSIRELVIATTADQTFVGSAATIAESINTLVQADAADGFILVPHITPGGLDGFADSVVPLLQERGVFRTEYEGTTLRDHLGLAAPTPSSRPRRASQSRARR; this is encoded by the coding sequence ATGAGCAGCAAGCCGCTCAAGCAGATCCACCTCGCGGCCCACTTCCCGGGCGTCAACAACACCACGGTGTGGAGCGACCCGGCCGCCGGCAGCCACATCGACTTCGACTCGTTCATCCACTTCGCCCGGACGGCCGAGCGCGCCAAGTTCGACTTCCTCTTCCTCGCAGAGGGGCTACGACTGCGCGAACAGGGCGGCGTCCTATACGACTTGGACGTAGTGGGCCGGCCCGACACCTTCACGGTGCTCGCCGCGCTGGCCGCGGTGACCGATCGTCTGGGCCTGACCGGCACCATCAACTCCACCTTCAACGAGCCCTACGAGGTGGCCCGCCAGTTCGCCACGCTCGACCACCTCTCGCAGGGCCGGGCCGCCTGGAACGTGGTCACCTCCTGGGACGCCTTCACCGGCGAGAACTTCCGGCGCGGCGGATTCCTGCCGCGCGAGGACCGCTATTCCCGCGCCCAGGAATTCCTGGCCACCGCCAACGAGCTGTTCGACTCCTGGAACGGCTCCGAGATCGCCGCCGACGCAGGGACCGGCACCTTCCTGCGCGACGCGGGGGCGGGGGCCTTCGCCCATCGGGGCCGGCACTTCGACATCGAGGGCCACTTCAACGTGCCGCGCAGCCCGCAGGGCCGGCCGGTGATCTTCCAGGCGGGCGACTCCGAGGAGGGCCGGGAGTTCGCCGCCGCCGGCGCCGATGCCGTCTTCGGACGGTACGGAACCCTCGATGCGGGGCGGGAGTTCTACGCGGACGTCAAGGGCCGACTCGCCCGGCACGGCCGTGCGCACGACCAGTTGAAGATCCTGCCCGCGGCCACCTTCGTCCTCGGGGACACGGACGCGCAGGCACGGGAGCTCGCCCACGAGGTGCGCCGCCTCCAGGTCAGCGGGCAGACCGCGATCAAGTTCCTGGAGCACGTCTGGAACCGGGACCTGTCCGCCTACGACCCGGACGGTCCGCTGCCCGAGGTCGACCCCGAGGTCGGGGAGAACACCATCGCCCTCGGGCGGGCGAGCGTACGGCAGTTCCGCGATCCGCTCGCCACCGCCCGGCAGTGGCGCGAGCTGGCCCGGGCCAAGAACCTGTCGATCCGCGAGCTGGTCATCGCGACCACCGCCGACCAGACCTTCGTCGGATCGGCCGCCACGATCGCCGAGTCGATCAACACGCTGGTACAGGCGGACGCCGCCGACGGTTTCATCCTGGTCCCCCACATCACCCCCGGCGGCCTGGACGGATTCGCGGACTCCGTCGTACCGCTGCTCCAGGAACGGGGGGTCTTCCGCACCGAGTACGAGGGCACCACTCTGCGCGACCACCTCGGCCTCGCGGCTCCGACCCCGTCCTCCCGACCCCGGAGGGCTTCGCAGAGCCGAGCTCGGCGCTGA
- a CDS encoding aryl-sulfate sulfotransferase: MTVDQNTLRRRGVGLIAHDPERSYGGLTLYTPITSAGEIHLVDIEGRPVHTWNSPHPPGRQAQILPNGNLFYAAKDTSGPTLFPIWDVYHGGIFQELAPDSTVVREVRHPFHHHDASLLRNGNLIIGAVEPLDPADAARIRGGVPGSEAPGGVIYGDVVYELTWDGEIVWRWAAIEHLDPQEVPLNPHFARNHWPMANTVNESADGSIVVGFRSASTTVSVDRADGSVRWRIGPDVLAQQHHPHELPGGTLLVFDNGTYRATTSVPYSRVLELDPATGKEVWAYEDNPPQNFFSPYMSSAQRLPNGNTFIAEGSFGRLFEVTTGGEVVWEFVVPQFRSFGEGVGLESSAGAQNSVFRAYRYAAEQIPWL; encoded by the coding sequence ATGACCGTCGACCAGAACACCCTGCGCCGCCGCGGCGTCGGCCTGATCGCCCACGACCCCGAGCGCAGCTACGGCGGCCTCACCCTCTACACGCCGATCACCAGCGCCGGCGAGATCCACCTCGTCGACATCGAGGGCCGGCCGGTCCACACCTGGAACTCCCCGCACCCGCCCGGCCGTCAGGCGCAGATCCTGCCGAACGGAAACCTCTTCTACGCGGCCAAGGACACGAGCGGCCCGACCCTCTTCCCCATCTGGGACGTCTACCACGGCGGCATCTTCCAGGAGCTGGCCCCCGACTCGACGGTGGTCCGCGAGGTCCGGCACCCCTTCCACCACCACGACGCCTCGCTGCTGCGCAACGGCAACCTGATCATCGGGGCCGTCGAGCCGCTGGACCCGGCCGACGCGGCCCGGATCCGGGGCGGCGTCCCCGGGTCGGAGGCGCCCGGCGGGGTGATCTACGGGGACGTGGTGTACGAACTGACCTGGGACGGGGAGATCGTGTGGCGCTGGGCCGCCATCGAGCACCTGGACCCGCAGGAGGTACCGCTGAACCCGCACTTCGCGCGCAACCACTGGCCGATGGCCAACACCGTCAACGAGAGCGCGGACGGCTCGATCGTGGTGGGCTTCCGCAGCGCGTCCACCACCGTGTCGGTGGACCGCGCCGACGGGTCCGTGCGCTGGCGCATCGGCCCGGACGTGCTGGCCCAGCAGCACCATCCGCACGAACTGCCCGGCGGCACCCTCCTGGTCTTCGACAACGGCACCTACCGCGCCACCACTTCGGTGCCGTACTCGCGGGTGCTGGAGCTCGACCCGGCCACCGGCAAGGAGGTGTGGGCGTACGAGGACAACCCGCCGCAGAACTTCTTCAGCCCGTACATGTCCAGCGCCCAACGCCTCCCGAACGGCAACACCTTCATCGCCGAGGGCTCCTTCGGACGGCTCTTCGAGGTGACCACGGGCGGGGAGGTGGTGTGGGAGTTCGTGGTCCCGCAGTTCCGGTCCTTCGGGGAGGGCGTGGGCCTGGAGTCCTCGGCCGGCGCCCAGAACTCGGTCTTCCGCGCCTACCGGTACGCCGCGGAACAGATCCCGTGGCTGTGA
- a CDS encoding ABC transporter substrate-binding protein has translation MLGPRAVAAVLLAALLSPFATACAGSPSDPADDRPAVALAASDHLGGAPVYVAEEGDLWSAEGIEATVTTQPTGRDALNAVLGGQAQLGVVGDLPAVTAALGGRELRVVADLSRFSDWRLLTRTDRQITAFAALKGRKVGVPQGTNVEYALSRMLASAQLTAADVTVVNLAPNQVTSALARGDIDAGVTFPSFYDAARTALGGAYAELPFTGYTARTLLVAGPSASEQSTTAVLRTLLRAQRELGANPAEARKAVLAQSKGVLQAAYVDAFQPRYTYGATLSPELLAQLEEEAAWAKAAQNLPGAADRAALLTYLNTGPLAAVDPAAVTVR, from the coding sequence ATGCTCGGACCCCGCGCGGTGGCCGCCGTACTGCTGGCCGCCCTGCTCTCCCCGTTCGCCACGGCCTGCGCCGGATCCCCCTCGGACCCGGCGGACGACCGTCCGGCCGTCGCCCTCGCCGCGAGCGACCATCTCGGCGGCGCCCCCGTGTACGTGGCCGAAGAGGGCGACCTGTGGTCGGCCGAGGGCATCGAGGCCACCGTCACCACCCAGCCCACCGGCCGGGACGCGTTGAACGCCGTGCTCGGCGGCCAGGCCCAGCTCGGCGTCGTCGGCGATCTGCCCGCCGTGACGGCCGCGCTGGGCGGGCGGGAGCTGCGGGTCGTCGCCGACCTGTCCCGCTTCTCCGACTGGCGCCTGCTCACCAGGACCGACCGGCAGATCACCGCCTTCGCCGCGCTGAAGGGCCGCAAGGTCGGAGTCCCCCAGGGCACGAACGTCGAGTACGCGCTGTCGCGGATGCTCGCCTCGGCACAACTGACCGCGGCGGACGTCACCGTGGTGAACCTCGCCCCGAACCAGGTCACTTCGGCCCTGGCCCGCGGCGACATCGACGCCGGCGTCACCTTCCCCAGCTTCTACGACGCCGCGCGCACCGCCCTGGGCGGCGCCTACGCCGAGCTCCCCTTCACCGGGTACACGGCCAGGACCCTCCTCGTCGCCGGACCCTCGGCGAGCGAGCAGAGCACCACCGCGGTCCTGCGCACGCTGCTGCGCGCCCAGCGGGAACTCGGCGCCAACCCGGCCGAGGCCCGCAAGGCCGTGCTCGCCCAGTCCAAGGGCGTCCTCCAGGCCGCCTACGTCGACGCCTTCCAGCCGCGCTACACGTACGGCGCCACCCTCTCCCCCGAGCTGTTGGCGCAGCTGGAAGAGGAGGCCGCCTGGGCCAAGGCCGCCCAGAACCTGCCCGGCGCCGCCGACCGCGCCGCACTGCTGACGTACCTGAACACCGGCCCGCTGGCGGCCGTCGACCCGGCCGCCGTCACCGTCCGCTGA
- a CDS encoding ABC transporter ATP-binding protein, protein MSLEVRLKGLSVGYAAGAPVLEHTDLEFAAGSFTALLGPSGCGKSTVLNTVAGFVRPTAGRVTAGAEPVRGPGPERGVVFQHYALFPWRTARGNVEFALGRLGLPRAERRRRALAALAEVGLADGAEKYPAQLSGGMQQRVALARALAAEPEVLLMDEPFGALDALTRTRMQTLLRELWQRRGTTVLFVTHDIDEALALAGRVIVLGGSPGRVLADHAVPAGPPDPDLRSLITRHLGSE, encoded by the coding sequence ATGAGCCTCGAGGTACGCCTGAAGGGGCTCTCGGTGGGCTACGCGGCCGGCGCGCCGGTGCTGGAGCACACCGACCTGGAGTTCGCGGCGGGCTCGTTCACGGCGCTGCTCGGGCCCAGCGGATGCGGCAAGTCTACGGTCCTCAACACGGTGGCCGGCTTCGTACGGCCCACGGCCGGGCGGGTCACCGCGGGCGCGGAGCCGGTGCGCGGGCCCGGCCCGGAGCGGGGCGTGGTGTTCCAGCACTACGCGCTGTTCCCGTGGCGCACGGCCCGCGGCAACGTCGAGTTCGCCCTGGGGCGCCTCGGGCTGCCCCGTGCGGAGCGCCGCCGGCGCGCCCTCGCGGCGCTGGCCGAGGTGGGGCTCGCGGACGGCGCGGAGAAGTACCCGGCCCAGCTGTCGGGCGGGATGCAGCAGCGGGTGGCGCTGGCCCGGGCGCTGGCCGCCGAGCCCGAAGTGCTTTTGATGGACGAGCCGTTCGGTGCGCTGGATGCGCTGACCCGGACCCGGATGCAGACCCTGCTGCGGGAGCTGTGGCAGCGCCGCGGCACCACCGTCCTGTTCGTCACGCACGACATCGACGAGGCGCTGGCGCTCGCCGGGCGCGTGATCGTCCTCGGCGGGAGTCCCGGGCGGGTGCTCGCCGACCACGCCGTGCCCGCCGGGCCGCCCGATCCCGACCTACGCTCCCTGATCACCCGTCACCTCGGCTCCGAATGA
- a CDS encoding ABC transporter permease produces MHATPSPPGRGLSGLGPALGAAGVVLALWYLLARSGGVAPGLLPTPGETATALADMARSGTLAADLGASLARAAQGFALGAVGGSALGFTTGYLPKVSAAVTPVISFLRPIPAIALVPLATAWFGIGESAKHLLIAYAVLLAVWLYVHDGVSRVPVSHLRAARSLGAPLHRRFTEVLLPAAAPVLLAALRYGASVALLALVAAELGGADSGLAYRLQVDGQFLRVDRMFAGLLVLGLLGVAVDLVLAAVGRRFVHWSAS; encoded by the coding sequence GTGCACGCCACCCCCTCACCCCCCGGCCGGGGCCTCTCCGGGCTCGGCCCGGCCCTGGGCGCGGCCGGTGTCGTCCTCGCCCTGTGGTACCTCCTCGCCCGCTCCGGCGGGGTCGCCCCGGGACTGCTGCCCACGCCCGGCGAGACCGCGACCGCCCTGGCGGACATGGCCCGCAGCGGCACCCTGGCCGCCGACCTCGGCGCCAGCCTGGCCCGGGCCGCACAGGGCTTCGCGCTGGGTGCCGTCGGCGGCAGCGCGCTCGGCTTCACCACCGGCTACCTGCCGAAGGTGTCCGCCGCCGTCACCCCGGTGATCTCCTTCCTGCGGCCGATCCCGGCCATCGCGCTGGTACCGCTCGCGACCGCCTGGTTCGGCATCGGCGAGAGCGCCAAGCACCTTCTCATCGCGTACGCCGTCCTGCTCGCCGTCTGGCTGTACGTCCACGACGGGGTGTCCCGGGTACCGGTCTCCCACCTGCGGGCGGCCCGGTCGCTGGGGGCCCCGCTGCACCGGCGGTTCACCGAGGTGCTGCTGCCCGCCGCCGCTCCCGTGCTGCTCGCGGCGCTGCGCTACGGGGCTTCAGTGGCCCTGCTCGCCCTCGTCGCGGCCGAACTGGGCGGCGCGGACAGCGGACTGGCGTACCGGCTCCAGGTGGACGGCCAGTTCCTGCGGGTGGACCGGATGTTCGCGGGGCTGCTCGTACTCGGGCTGCTGGGGGTGGCCGTCGACCTCGTACTGGCCGCCGTGGGCCGCCGGTTCGTGCACTGGAGCGCGTCATGA
- a CDS encoding helix-turn-helix domain-containing protein yields MSRPEPTPEAIEVGRVIRGCRKQRGVSMAVLATRSGLSQPFLSQLERGLATPSLSSIYRIAEALDVTPGTFLRPPDRPGAVSHESDPQVIRVSEAAGQIAQVLIPGGRSTLMEAYEHHFEPGRGERGWFEHPGEDFLYVLEGEIVLEVEGEDPLTLRAGQSAHHRGEVPHRCRLSGPAAARTLLVIANA; encoded by the coding sequence GTGTCTCGCCCAGAACCCACGCCCGAAGCGATCGAGGTCGGACGGGTGATCCGCGGCTGCCGCAAGCAGCGCGGCGTCTCCATGGCCGTACTCGCCACCCGATCGGGCCTCTCCCAGCCCTTCCTCAGCCAGCTGGAACGCGGACTCGCCACGCCCAGCCTCAGCTCGATCTACCGGATCGCCGAGGCCCTGGACGTCACCCCGGGCACCTTCCTACGGCCGCCCGATCGGCCCGGCGCCGTCAGCCACGAGAGCGACCCCCAGGTGATTCGCGTGAGCGAGGCCGCAGGACAGATCGCCCAGGTCCTCATCCCCGGCGGGCGCAGCACCCTGATGGAGGCCTACGAGCACCACTTCGAGCCCGGCCGGGGCGAGCGCGGCTGGTTCGAACACCCCGGCGAGGACTTCCTCTACGTCCTGGAGGGCGAGATCGTCCTCGAGGTCGAGGGCGAGGACCCGCTGACCCTGCGCGCGGGCCAGAGCGCCCACCACCGGGGCGAAGTCCCGCACCGCTGCCGCCTGTCGGGCCCGGCAGCGGCACGCACCCTGCTCGTCATCGCGAACGCCTGA